The Bos mutus isolate GX-2022 chromosome 7, NWIPB_WYAK_1.1, whole genome shotgun sequence genome window below encodes:
- the LYSMD3 gene encoding lysM and putative peptidoglycan-binding domain-containing protein 3, which produces MAGRHQNRSFPLPGIHSSAQVHAFGNCADSDMLEEDAEVYELRSRGKEKIRRSTSKDRLDDIIVLTKDIQEGDTLNAIALQYCCTVADIKRVNNLISDQDFFALRSIKIPVKKFSSLTETLYPPKGRQASRPSTVQYLPEQQEVLSANDSLSSTESAGSFLKEVDRDIEQIVKCTDTKRENLNEVVSALTAQQVRFEPDNKNIQRKDPYYGADWGIGWWTAVVIMLIVGIITPVFYLLYYEILAKVDVSHHSTVDSSHLHSGVTPPSQQREMENGIAPTKGIPFGPQDDHKLYNQDSQLPAAQHKT; this is translated from the exons ATGGCTGGGAGGCATCAGAATCGTagttttcctcttccaggaattCATTCAAGTGCTCAAGTACATGCATTTGGAAATTGTGCAGACAGTGATATGTTGGAGGAAGATGCTGAAGTGTATGAGCTTCGATCCcgaggaaaagaaaaaatccgAAGAAGTACATCAAAAGATAGACTTGATGACATTATAGTGTTAACAAAAGATATACAGGAAGGAGACACTTTAAATGCAATAGCCCTTCAGTACTGTTGTACG gtaGCAGATATCAAGAGGGTTAACAATCTCATCAGTGACCAAGACTTTTTTGCCCTTAggtctatcaaaattccagtaaAAAAGTTTAGTTCATTGACTGAAACACTTTATCCTCCAAAAGGAAGACAGGCTTCACGTCCTTCAACTGTTCAATACCTTCCAGAACAACAGGAAGTTTTGTCAGCTAATGACTCTCTTTCTTCCACCGAGTCAGCTGGTAGCTTTCTAAAAGAAGTAGACCGAGACATCGAACAAATAGTAAAATGTACAGACACCAAAAGAGAGAACCTTAATGAGGTGGTGTCTGCTTTGACAGCACAACAGGTCCGTTTTGAACCTGACAACAAAAACATTCAACGGAAGGATCCTTACTATGGAGCAGACTGGGGAATAGGGTGGTGGACAGCTGTAGTGATAATGTTGATAGTAGGCATCATAACACCAGTGTTTTATTTGCTGTATTATGAAATTTTAGCTAAGGTGGATGTCAGTCACCATTCAACGGTGGATTCTTCACATTTGCATTCAGGAGTCACACCCCCATCACagcagagagaaatggaaaatggaaTTGCTCCAACTAAAGGAATACCCTTTGGTCCACAAGATGATCATAAACTATATAATCAAGATTCTCAGTTACCTGCTGCTCAACACAAAACATAG